From the genome of Grus americana isolate bGruAme1 chromosome 16, bGruAme1.mat, whole genome shotgun sequence:
TGGGCAAAACAGGGCGGTTCCGTGTGACCAGCTATTAACCAATATAAAATCACTATTAAATGGACTTCATCATAACCAGTGAGGTGGTTGGTAACGTGGAACCCTATTTTAAACCAATAATCCATTGTTTCACATAGCAAATGATTAAATTTCCTTCAGTGTACACTAGAACTGGTATAACTGCACCATTTCTGTTTAATGATACAGCTTGCATCCCTAAATCGCTTCTGTGGTGTTTGCAGGAACGTTGACTGTCTTGCACAGTAGCAGCGGTCTGTGTTGGAATCGCATCTTTCTTTGACAAGGGGATTACTGTGACTTTCacagttgcaaaaaaaaaaaaaagggaataagCCTTGCATTGAGCTCTTGACAAAGTTGTGAGGTAGGAGATGAAACTGTGTTCTTTTCCTCCAGTGGCAATAAAGAGTGCTGTTGCCTTTACAAAACCATCTGTCTGATGCTGCTTGTTTTCTATAAAGCATTTCAAAGGTTGCAAGGGGGGAATATCTCTTTTCAAGCTGGCTTGTTCTCTGGTTTTTATAGTATAAACTAAAGAATAGCGAGCAGTTTCACTTCAAGTTTTGTTATGCTCCTGCTTCTTAGACTGGgactgtaaggaaaaaaaaaaaaaaaaaaagtgtgtgtggggtggtggtttttgggttttttttgctttctgtgccaTTTGCATCATTCCATCTAAACTAGAAGGCTCTGCTTCCCTGAATCAGGTGCTGTTCTTCTTAAACCCCAGCTCACATCTTACGCTACGTGGGTAACAAGTGACGTGTGATCCTCTGTGTGTGCtggagggaaaaacaaagataCCCAGACTGTTACACCTCACAcaccagtatttttttccaacaggGTAACTGGAGTCTTTTAACCATTATCTGCCTTTTTGTAGCAATTTTATACATTGATATCATCTGTGAAACTAATGTTGCCTTTAAAGGTAGCTCTGGTTTAGTCTGAGACACATAATCCCTGGCAACATTTTTCTGACCTTTTCAATGTCATTTCAGTGCTCTTGATTAGTTTCCATATGTACCTTttgaggcaggagagcagcggAGGGTTGCGTACTATCTTTAATGTTAATGCTGTATAAAAGCTGAGTCCAACTGCTCTTTCCAAGGGAGCTTGAGGCTTGtgcaggaaaacagcagctcagAGTTACAAATACCTGCAGTTTGTTCTAGAATTACAACTGGCTTTAAATGGTGCTGTTTCAAAGTTCTTAGTCCAGACTGACACCATTTCCAGAGCGTTGGTGCTGTGTGCCTGTCTGTTCCTGGAAGTGAGACCAAGCATGCGCTGCTTTATGTTTTTTGGACTGTGGTTTCAAGTAGGTAAGCTACATGCAACAATAACTTGTGATGCACTTAATCTGGAAATCCTTCTTGCAGGGCTTTGGCTGACTTTTGATGCAAAATAATCAGTCTTCAGAACTGAGCTAACCAAACTTTGCCTGTTAACAGCTGCTGGTAACTGCACTACACTTGCAGGATGAGCTTTCATTTCCAGTTTATCATTACCAGTTCCTTGCTAATAAACACCCATGCAAGCAGGGGCTTCCCCCAGCTGTTCTATCGCACTGCTGTCCTGCCCCTCTTCCCTTGCACTGAAAAGGGGGCAAGAACATCGGGTGGGAAACAGGACTGCCTCCTCCCTTGGTACAGCTATAAGGAGTTAACAGCAAACAGAACAGCCATGAATAAATAAAGAGTCCTGGGTTGTTTACTTAGCTTTTTATTTGTACAGAGAGACATAGCAGGGAGTGGAGGACGAATGCAAACAAGAATGCTGCTTTGGGAACACTGAGCTGGAGCTGCACAtccacccccccccagacaGCACACAGCTACGGGCCAACATTTACACCTGGTGAAGGACCAAGAAAGATCAGCGATACAGGACTtagatcaaaaaagaaaaggatcagAAAGCAACAGAGCAGTGTTACCTTGCTTCCTCACTCAGGTTTCACTTAGATTAATAACTAAATCTGTTCTAGGCCAGTCTCCTACTGTCATTTTACTAacagagcagcaaagaaaataccCCATTACAATGAGAATGGTCTGcattctttaaaacaaagcaaacagaaaacatgtcAGATATAGCACAAGGTTTTAGAGAACAGGTCAACACAATTGTTCCGGAAGTtaagttttaaaacatgaaataaattactAGCCAAAACACCCCTATGTTAAATACTAGAGTAATACTTAGTAAGCAAAATCCAGTTACTACTCATAGCAGTGCAAAACAAAATAGCAGCATTCATATGCAACTGTGATTTCAGTGTAAACACTTGAACTTATTACTGAAAACGCAAGGAACAGGTCTGTCCAAAGTTAAACACAAGGTACTTCCAGAGAGCCTGAGCCCAGCAGCCTCAAGCACCTGCCTGGCTTGCAGACTTCTGGAGGCTCCTACTTCCAGTAGGACAGTGACCTGCACCTGCGAGGAGGTGAGCGCTCAGCACAAGCTGGAAACCCTTGTCCGCACCCCAGTTTGTAACAGATTCAGCATGGCTGGTTTGGTGCGAGGCTGCTTGCGGGTGTTAGTTAAGAGTTAAAGCAAATAACACCAGGAAGGGCAAGCCTGTCACCGGGGTCTGCTCACGCATCAGTATTTCTGCTCAGAGCAAGCGTGTACCAGACCCGCGCAGCCAAAGCTGCAGTCAGTTGCTGAGCTTTTGCCTTCGGACTATTTTTGAAGGCTGCGCTACAAACCCTCAAGACTCAGCATTCAAGCAAGGAACTGAATtaatcagaaagcaaaactaGATGTGGTGTAGTTGAGTGCATGGGCTGCTGGGTGGACAGCGATGTCAGTAGTCTGGCCGTGTTCTCGTGCTGAGCCAGGATGGTTCCCTGGCACCGATCAGAACAGGCGGCGTGGCCGGTCACGCTCCCCGCAGCCTCCCAAGGCTCCAGGTGCACACACGCACCAGGGATGCTCTGACGCGCATCACGTCACATCAGCCTCGCTGAACCGCTGCATTTTGGGAGGAAGGTGCGTTGCTACAGACCCTGCTCGAACCCCACCAGGTTTGCTGCAGAAGCGCTCCCGGGAGGTCCAGGAGTCAGTTTGCCAAGAAGTGGGGTGTAATTTCCAGCACGCAGCCGTACTGCTGTTACAAGCGACATCACGATCGAGCCACGCGATGCTGCGTGGGCAAAGAGCCGTGCACAGGAGCATCGGGACATCCCCCGTCGCTGGCAGGAGAGGTGGCCGGACAGTGGGGTGCCAGGCGGGCAAACCAGGCGGGACCAGCACCGCTTCCCCATGGTGGGTCTGCCAGGTCCCGCTCCGCTACCGGCGCCGGACGGGCTTGTAGACGCAGATGGCCATGAGGATGATGGTGAGCAGCAGGGCGCTGAGGATGCTGCCCAGCAGCACTGCGGGAGAACGACAGGTTAAGATTTGAATGCACCCTCCCAAAGCATCCCCCAAAAttagctttaaaagaaaattaaaacataaataacGAAAAACCAAGCAGAAAGGTGCCCGAGCGCTGCCGTACGTGTAACGGCCCCTTGCGCCGCTCCTTACCCAggttctgcttctgcagcacgGCGTAGGGCCGGCTGCGCTCCGCAGGGCCCGGGGCCAGCAGcgccagcacccagccccgcACCGCCGCCATCGCCGCTCGCCAACccgggcccgccgccgccagcggCCTTTGtgcgcccggcccggcccttccccttcctgccgccccgccccgccccgggcacGGCCCGCCCCGGCCTTCCGGGAGCCCCGCGGGGCCGGCCCGGGCTGCGCTCTGACCGACGGgtcggggggcggggggacccGGGTGTCCGCCCCGGGGGGTCCCTGCAcccgtgtgccccccccccagccccgtgtgtgccccgtgtgccccccccagccccctgtgcccccccaaagCCCTGTGTGCATCCctcagccccctgcccccccagctccgtgtgcccccccagcctcctgtgtccccccagccccgtgtgtccccccgAAGTCCCATGTGCATCCCCCAGCTCcatgtgtcccccccagccccgtgtccccccccagcctcctgtgcccccccaaaGCCCTGTGTGCATCCctcagccccctgcccccccccagctccgtgtgccccccccagcctcctgtgtcccccagccccgtgtgcccccccccagccccgtgtgtgccccgtgtgcccccccagccccctgtgcccccccaaagCCCTGTGTGCATCCctcagccccctgcccccccagctccgtgtgcccccccagcctcctgtgtccccccagccccgtgtgtccccccgAAGTCCCATGTGCATCCCCCAGCTCcatgtgtcccccccagccccgtgtcccccccccccctcctgtgcccccccaaaGCCCTGTGTGCATCCctcagccccctgccccccccagctccgtgtgccccccccagcctcctgtgtcccccagccccgtgtgccccccccccagccccgtgtgtgccccgtgtgccccccccagccccctgtgcccccccaaagCCCTGTGTGCATCCctcagccccctgccccccccagctccgtgtgccccccccagccccctgtgtccccccagccccgtgtgtccccccccagccctgtgtgtcccccccagccccctgtgtccccccagccccgtgtgtccccccccagccctgtgtgtcccccccagccccctgtgtccccccagccccgtgtgtccccccccagccccgtgtgcccccccagccccctgtgtccccccagccccgtgtccccccccagctctcagccgtgctcctctcttcccttcGGCATCACCCTGAAGGAGAGCAGCAGGGGGGAGGACACGGCGAGGGGTCACCGCGGTAGATCAGCACCCTTCGCCTCCGCCGTGGTGAACGTGGGTGCTGGAAAGTGTTTAACAGGCCCGATAACTGCTGAGAGATGGGGAGGCTGCGCTGGAAGCGATGTGACAGTATTGGGAAGCCGTGACAGACAGCAGGAGGCTGGTTCACACCAGCACCAGGGGCTGCTTCACCCTGACcccaatatttctttttaaaatgagatctCCTAaggtcttttcttcttcaaatgcCGGTGGACACCACTTCTCTCCCAGCCGATCCTCCTGGCTCGCAGAGCTGCTGCATCGCAGGGGCAGCGCCGGGACGGGGCAGCGCCAGGGACCGACCCCCCTCCTGGCTTGAGGGGGTCTGGCCCCAGCTGCGTCTTCCCCGGAGCGACCCCAGGGGCCACACAACTTCTCTACCGGACTTTTGCTCTTTGTTACGGAACAAGGTATTTGCGTGTCACGACAGCAACAGCCCCCACGTCCCCCAGCCCGACCCTGTGCTCTCAGCCGCGCCGCGGCGCTTCGTGAGCACAGCACGGTGAGCTCCGGCTCCTCTCCCTCGTCTGATCTCCTACCAACTGATATCAGCTTTATTTTCCACATCACTTACGGCACGGCTAAAGGCATGCACTGCTCGTGCCCAGTAGGTTTGCACAGCAGGTCACGAGTGTCTCTAAGCAAGGCGCGTTCACGGTGTGTGCCGTCGGACAGCAATGTCTCTGTGGTGGCACTCACAGCTGCGCCTCCATCCTCACGGGGAGTCGGGGTTCACCTCCAAACCGGAGGAGTTTGGCCCGTGGCTTCCTGCGGCGGGTCCCGTTCTCCCTGCTGTGGATCAGAGATTTTCCCGCCCGCAGCGAGAATGGCTGAGATGCTCGGATGCGACGAGAGCTGGTGGCCGGGGAGCTGCCGCCAGCACGTGCGGCCGCTGGGGGAGATGCGAGGGGCCGGTTGCTGTGAGGAAGGCGACGGCAGCTTCTCTTCTGCCTGCCCCATTGCTTTGTCGGGGCGGGAGCAGGAAGCCGACGCAGTCTCTGCATCCCCTGGACGTGCCACCGGGCTACAGGACAGGTGACATGCGCATCGCCTCTGCTTGGGGATCTCGTGTTGTTTTCTCCGGCCGAATGCAGATGGCGAGGCGCTGCAGGGGGTAAGCaggcaaaggaaaaaggcaatgGGTTTCCTTCCCGCACCGGGGCCTGGTGCCACATgtggggctgcctgccctggcatgTCGAAGTTGTCCCCACCGGGATGTTGCTtgctgcggggccggggctgtgTCAGCCTGCAGCAGCCGGCACCGGGCAGGAGGTGTCCCAAAAATGTGCTGGGAGGAGGGGTGACAGCTGGGGACGGTCTCCTGCCTCCAGGGCCATGCTGTGTAGCCCCGCTGCCTCCTTGCCCAGCCGAAATCACAGCTTCGGCATAAGACTTTAAATGATCGGGCCATCGAGCCACGCTCCTCTGAGCCCTTTTCcaagcagctctccagctgTGATTAAATTGCCACGTGAACAAAGATGCTGAGGACACGTCAACCAACTGCCCCGCTCCCTGGCGCCGGGCTAACCCGAgtgggggtccctgcccacccccagcccacacAGGGGCCGTGGGATCACCCGCTCCGCTCCTGACCTGCTTGAGAGACCCCGGCGTCCAGACGAGCTTGTACACCATGTAGAAAGGGATGCAGATGAAGGACGATGCTCCTATGAGGTACCCCACCGAGGTGCTCCACTCGGGGTACTGATAGTCAAAGAGCGTCAGAGGCGGCTGGTCCAGGAGGGAGCTGATGACTATGAACTGTAACGAACAAAGGGGACCCCGTTAGGGAAGGATGCTCCTGGGGCCAGACCATGGCAGGACATGCCCCACTGCCGGTCAcaagcaggcacagggcagtaGCAGGGCTGTACAGCCCACAAAACCCACGTGCACGTGACACGGGCGGCCAGGAAAGCTCTTTCGTGACGGCCAGCGTGGACGTTGCAGTGACATTTCCCAGACTGCTGCCCTCGCTAggtgtgggctgggaggtctTCGTCTAACAAACCCCACAGAGACGGTGGCCTGCGAAGGCTGCACGTCCCCGTGCTGAAATGAAATCATTTGCTGTCTGCTTTGATTATAATACTTCTCTCTTAATAACCTGGGCAAAGCGCTTAGAGCTGTAATTAATCCTCATGAGGCCTCTGTCCTCCAGATCCGGTGAGATTAGACCCCTCTGCctctcgcagacggcagccttTGAAGTGCCGGGGGAGCTGGCATTTCAAAGGGGACGGATCCAGCCCGGCGCGCAGGCTGCAGTGCCGTCAGAGACGTACCCATGGCTGGCCGTGCCAGCGTGAGCGTGGGACACCACGGACCGGGTGCAACAGGGCTGCGCTCACGCCCACGGGAGCACCCAGCTGCTGGCTCCCAGCTTTGCCCCGGGGCACAGCTCCACAAGAGGCTGGAAAATGCACTTCCAGCTCCCTTTTTCGGGGAAACCGGCtgtcccaggagctgtgggcagCTTGTCCTTGCCCACGGTCGGagcagcagcgcggggagctggcagggagggctggCACGATGTCCTACAGCCCCGGCCAGGACCATGGTCCACCCTCCCGGCAGCTTGTTCGCTGGGTGCAAGTGAGAGGGGAAGCAGCGGTGCAGGCGCCCcggggagctgggcagcagccagcGAGGGGAAGAGCAGCTCCCCCGCGGGGCGTTCAGAGTGGGGATGACAACGTGGTCTTTAATTCGGGCCGTAGATACTCACCGCGAGCAAGGCAGGGCTGACGGCGACCCAGCACACCTTCCAGAACATCCCCGGGGTGAAGCCGAGCATGGCTTTCACGTCGTGGGAGAACCTCTGTATCCCTGCCGGAGGAGAGAGCCGTCACGGCCCTGGAGACCCGCGGAGGATGTGGGCACGGGGACGTGGCCATGACGCTCCCCATGCgccatcccagccctgccaggaggCACACGTGTGCCTTGCCCCTGGATCCCCCGGCGTTTACTCACAGGCGTAAGGTTAAACACCCGTGTAGGTGCCTGCAGGATGTTTTTCCTAACAGAGGCAGTTCCTTACcgtaaaaccaggacacagctATCGTTTCCAGTAGCACCACTGCCAGGATTGAGCAGCCGGCACCGAACTCCTCCAGCAGCTTCACCACGTAGGCTCCCCCCTGGGACAGCGcaagggaggggagggcggCTGCAGACCCCGCGGGGGTGCGGAGCAGGTCTGCGGCAAAGTCCCGCACCAGGGGTTGTTGGAGAAACGGGTGGGTGTGTGGAGGGGACGGGAGCTGAGCGGTGCCTGGTGGTACTCACGTAGGTGAGGGTGCTCAGGGAGCCCAGGAAACAGACTGCGATGAGGCCGAGGACGAAGAGCTCCCGTCGCCCGGCCAGGACCTGGGGGTACTCGTCCATCACGGCCGTGATCACGGCCTCCAAGCCCCCAAACTGCAAAGGAAATCCCAGCGTGGGGTGGAGAAACGAGACGTGCAGACAGTCACCCTCTTGGAGAAAACCTGCTCCCCCCAAGGCCCCCTCTGCCCGCGAGCACAGTGGGTACATCCcgtcctgtcccctccctgcggGGTGACCATCGCCTCCGACGGGCTCTGGGGGAGGCCGGCTCAGACCCACTGGAGACGACGGCGTGGtgccccctccaccccacacTCAGAGGGCTCAGGTGGGCAGCGCTCCTTCCCGAGGCCATGGCTCCCCTTGTCACCCCGTATTCCCCGTGGGACACGGCCATTCCCAGTCCCCGCTGGGAACACAGccccgggctgcagggctgtgctgtcGCGTTCCACAGAGGCACCGACCGTGCTGTCCAGCCCCAGCGTTATCATCATCAGGAAGAATATGATGGCGAAGAAGGTGGATCCCACCATGTTGGCGATTGCTTCAGGGTAGGTGATAAAAAGCAGGCTCGGCCCTAGGAGTGGACACTGGTTTGGtttgctgcttcccagctgctctggcacagccctgggtgtggggctgtgggacaCGTGTGGGGAAGATGCCCCAAAGCCAGAGCGGCCGTGCCTGGCCCCGGCTGAGATACAGGGGCCGGACACCGTGCTGCCCTCCGCTCCTGGGAACCACGAGCCCCCGCGCCCCGGCAGACCCCAGGGCCGGCCAGCGCCCCCGGCCCCCATCAGCTGCAACGGGCACAGAGCCCTGGGGCATCGCGGGGCCAGGACCGGGCAGTCACGCTGGAGGGGCGCGAACCTTTATCTCTTGCGACATCCTCCACCTCCACGTCCCTCATCTCAGCCATGTAGCCCAGCACGGTGAAGATGACGAAACCAGAGAGGAAGCTGGTGAGGCAGTTCACGGCGCTGGTGACGAGCGCGTCCCTGGAAGGCAGAAAGCAGGGAGAAGTGGCCTGCGGCAGAAACCTCCCTCCCGCGCAGCTCTCACCCTGGCTGGGCTGCCCCGGTTGCCGgttccctctcccagccccacgTACCAAAACCACCAGTAAAATGGGGAACGGTGCTCAGCCTGTGGTCGGGATGCGGCTCTGCCGCCGCCGTGCCTGGCACAGCCCCCCGTGCCCGCAGGGACCCACGGCTGCATCCCGCAGCGGGGGCTCACCGGTAACAGTTGTTGTGGAAATGGTTGTAACTGGCCAGAGCAAGGAGGACGCCGAATCCAGGgcccaaggagaagaaaatttgcGCGGCAGCATCAACCCAAACCTGGCAGGAGAAGCAACGGGTGGGCTGGAGAACGGGCAGGgcggggggtccctggggctgggacGGGGCTGGGAGGTGCCCCACGGCATGCCCACCCCACGGCGTGCCCACCCCATGGCACAGGGATAGGGTCTGTGTTGGTGCATGCTGCTAAACCCCCTCTCTTGCCTTTGCCTCCCCCCGAGGTGGCCCCGGGAGCTGCTGCGGGACGGCGGGGGCTCCTTCCCACCCCGgggtcctgcagcagcaggtttcAGCAATGGCATCTGCGCTCCTCCGTGCCCCGAGCGGGGAAGAAGTCGAGGGGACCCCCAAGACCCCGGTGCCCGCTCCTGCCCGGGGCAGGTTGggtgctggcagctcagccctgatTAGCTTTAATGAGAATTCTCAAGTGCTGCCCGGTAATTACCCACAGGAAGCCCATTGTCAGGCCAGGGCGAGAACACTGGCACAAACAAAGCCCAGCCGCAATGAGATGGGTGATTTAATTAGAGATTTACATTTCCAAGAGCCTGTCCAGGGTGTCTGTTGCTGTAGGAACAAGGGCCCCATCGCCCTGCAGCACGGCGGGGCCAGACCCGTGGGCAGAGGTGGGTGTAGGTCCCGCCGGAGGGGTCTGGgtgctgcccagagcagggtgCCGTGTCCCACCGCACACTCACCGCGGTGCTCAGGAGCTTGCCCCAGTCCGGGCGCAGGTAGAAGATGACCCCTCTCCAGGCACCGGGCAGGGTGGCTCCCCGGACCAGCAGGATGAGGAGGACAACGTAGGGCAGCGTGGCCGTCACCCACACCAcctggagagagagaggcacCCCTCAGCCCCTGGCGccggcagagctgctccaccGAGCACCCAAACCGCCCGTGTCGTGGGGCGCTCGCGGCTGCCCGGGGTGGCCGAGGGGTAGGGGTGTGGGGAGAGGCAACATCCCGTGTTTACGCAGGCGGGTGAGCTCCAAGACCCCACTGGGGCTCGGTCGCCCCTGCCTGGCCTGGCCGTGGAGGGGGTGCTGCGTGCCAGGCTGGTGCCGGAGCCGCTTTCTTACCTTCCCGGAGGTTTTCACCCCTTTCCACAGGCTGAAGTAGACAATGGTGAAGatgaggaagaggcagaggagcagctcccAATGCATGCCCCCCACATCGTACAGACCCCCAGACTTCTGGATCTCCAGGACCTTCCTCCTGCGGGCAGGGATCCCCGCGGCCGGGGAGGGTGTCTCAGGCCAGCGTGGTGCCGCTGGCTCTGTCCTCGCAGGCAGCGGGGGAGCGGGCTCAGCCCTGGGCGGGCAGTCCCAAGCTCACCTCTACCCTGGAGCGCAGGGCACGGTGGCCATGAGCTCCCCAAAAGCATCCCCACGTGACGGCCATGGGCAGTAGCGtacctgctcccaggcagcccggtcctgctccccgtgca
Proteins encoded in this window:
- the LOC129213750 gene encoding sodium-dependent serotonin transporter-like, translating into MAEQPCPAPATSPPRHGTAPHPGPMAGPAPPGPQTHPRDKWSKKMDFLLSVIGFAVDLGNVWRFPYICYQNGGGAFLIPYTLMAVFGGVPLFYMELALGQFHRTGAIPIWKHICPIFKGIGFAICIIGLYVSFYYNTIIAWALYYFYSSFSGTLPWASCDNPWNTPACTNYFGRSNVTWTNFSRSPAEEFYTRKVLEIQKSGGLYDVGGMHWELLLCLFLIFTIVYFSLWKGVKTSGKVVWVTATLPYVVLLILLVRGATLPGAWRGVIFYLRPDWGKLLSTAVWVDAAAQIFFSLGPGFGVLLALASYNHFHNNCYRDALVTSAVNCLTSFLSGFVIFTVLGYMAEMRDVEVEDVARDKGPSLLFITYPEAIANMVGSTFFAIIFFLMMITLGLDSTFGGLEAVITAVMDEYPQVLAGRRELFVLGLIAVCFLGSLSTLTYGGAYVVKLLEEFGAGCSILAVVLLETIAVSWFYGIQRFSHDVKAMLGFTPGMFWKVCWVAVSPALLAFIVISSLLDQPPLTLFDYQYPEWSTSVGYLIGASSFICIPFYMVYKLVWTPGSLKQRLAICIRPEKTTRDPQAEAMRMSPVL
- the C16H12orf76 gene encoding uncharacterized protein C12orf76 homolog, with translation MAAVRGWVLALLAPGPAERSRPYAVLQKQNLVLLGSILSALLLTIILMAICVYKPVRRR